A single window of Eucalyptus grandis isolate ANBG69807.140 chromosome 1, ASM1654582v1, whole genome shotgun sequence DNA harbors:
- the LOC104437722 gene encoding E3 ubiquitin-protein ligase SINAT5, producing MDLDNIECVSIADGVDESEIHNHHHQHHHHLHLHQQNNIHTPPPPPPFSSSKPLNASPPPNGVLGPAAIAPATSVHELLECPVCTNSMYPPIHQCHNGHTLCSTCKTRVHNRCPTCRQELGDIRCLALEKVAESLELPCKYYSLGCPGIFPYYSKLKHEALCNFRPYNCPYAGSECSVVGDIPFLVTHLRDDHKVDMHTGSTFNHRYVKSNPREVENATWMLTVFHCFGQYFCLHFEAFQLGMAPVYMAFLRFMGDETEARNYSYSLEVGANGRKLIWEGTPRSIRDSHRKVRDSHDGLIIQRNMALFFSGGDRKELKLRVTGRIWKEQQNPETGVCIPNLCS from the exons ATGGATTTGGACAACATTGAGTGCGTGTCGATCGCGGATGGCGTGGACGAGAGCGAGATCCACAACCACCACCAtcagcaccaccaccacctccacctccaccagCAGAACAACATCcacacgccgccgccgccgccgccgttctCGTCGTCGAAGCCCCTCAATGCGAGCCCGCCCCCGAACGGCGTCCTGGGCCCCGCCGCCATCGCCCCGGCCACGAGCGTCCACGAGCTGCTCGAGTGCCCCGTGTGCACCAACTCCATGTACCCGCCCATTCATCAG tGCCATAATGGACATACTTTGTGCTCGACCTGTAAAACAAGGGTGCATAACCGCTGCCCTACCTGTAGACAAGAGCTCGGTGATATTAGGTGTTTAGCATTGGAGAAGGTGGCTGAGTCACTTGAGCTCCCCTGCAAGTATTATTCTTTGGGATGCCCAGGGATATTTCCATACTACAGCAAACTCAAGCATGAGGCATTGTGCAATTTTAGGCCTTACAACTGCCCATATGCTGGATCAGAGTGTTCTGTTGTTGGTGATATCCCATTTTTGGTCACACATCTGAGGGATGATCACAAGGTGGACATGCACACAGGATCCACCTTTAATCATCGTTATGTAAAATCCAATCCTCGGGAAGTAGAAAATGCTACATGGATGCTAACT GTATTTCATTGTTTTGGTCAATACTTCTGCCTCCATTTTGAGGCCTTCCAGCTTGGCATGGCCCCTGTTTACATGGCGTTTCTCCGTTTCATGGGTGACGAGACCGAGGCCCGGAATTACAGCTACAGCCTGGAGGTTGGAGCGAATGGCCGGAAACTCATATGGGAGGGGACCCCACGAAGCATTCGCGATAGCCACCGGAAGGTCAGGGATAGTCATGACGGCCTTATAATCCAACGGAACATGGCGCTGTTCTTCTCGGGTGGGGATAGGAAGGAGCTGAAGCTACGGGTGACGGGGCGAATATGGAAGGAGCAACAAAACCCAGAGACTGGAGTTTGCATACCGAATTTGTGTAGCTAA